GTTTGCGTGCGTGCGCGTTGATCATCACGCGCCGTACGTACGCCTCCGGATCGTCGGCCGAGCCGACCTTGCGCCAGGCCACAAAGGTCTGTTCGAGCGTCGACTGGACCAGATCCTCCGCGGCGTGCTGCTCCCCCGTCAGAAGAAATGCCGTCCGCATCAGCCGCGGCCAGCGGCCGATGACAAAGCTCTGGAACCCGTCATCCCGAGCCTCCCGAGCCTGCTTGCGATCCCCCATGGGCACCTCCTAGATGGTTAAAGGAGTCCATGAGCCGCCCGAACCGTTGCCTCACCTCTCAAAGACCATTGCCTCACTTCTCGAAACGCGTGGAAGCCGCGCCGTCCGAGGCCACCGCCGGGTCCACGCCCACCGCACCCGCCACCCCTTCCGCATCCTCCGCGTCCACCAAGACCTCCCCGTCCGCGCTCGCACTCACCCGCGCCGCGGCAGGTCCCGCCCCCTTCCCCCAAGGCAGCCACACCACCATCAGCACCACCCCGCCGAGCAGCACCCCCGCCCCCGTCCGGAACGCCAGCGCGTACCCCTCCGTCAGCGCCCGCAGCGTCCCCGCACCGCCGCCCGCCGCCCGCTCCGTACGTGCCGCGGCGATCGTCGACATCACGGCGAGCCCCAGCGAACCCCCCATCGTGCGCGAGGTGTTGATCAGCCCGGAGACCAGCCCGGCCTCTCCCGGCGCGGCCCCCGACGTGGCGAGCGCGGCGAGCGGGGTAGCGGTCAGGCCCGCGCCCAGCATCATCAGGATTCCGGGGAACATGATCTCGGTCAGGTAGTCCCCTCTCACCGTCATCAGGGACTGCCAGCCGAAACCCACCGCCGCGAGCAGCGTCCCGATCACGGCCACGTTGCGCGCGCCGAGCACCGGCATGAAACGGGGCGCCGACTTGGAGCCGAGGAGGACCGCCAGCGAACTCGGCACCAGCGCGAGCCCCGCCTCCAGCGGGCTGTACCCGAGCACGTTCTGCGCGTACAGGGTCATGAAGAACCACATGCAGAACATCGCGGAGCCCGACAGGAACATCGCCGCGTTCGCCGACGACACCGCCCGTGCCCGGAACAGCCCGAGCGGCATCAGCGGAGCCGCCGTACGCGCCTCGACGACGAGGAAGAGCGCGATCAGCGCGAGTCCGGCGGCCAGCGGCACGAGGGTGGCCGCGGCCGTCCAGCCCTCGGCCTCGGTCTGCGAGATGCCGTACGCCAGCACGCCGAGCCCCGCCGTGACCAGGACGGCGCCGGGCAGGTCGAGCCGCCGCCGGTCCCCGGCCCGGCTCTCCGGGAGCCAACGCAGGGAGCTGAGGAGGACGACGGCGCCGACGGGCACGTTGATGAGGAGCACCCACCGCCAGCTCAGGGTGTCCACGAGGACCCCGCCGACGAGTCCGCCCGCGGCCCCGCCGCCCGCGCCGACCGCCGTCCAGGTGGCGATGGCCCGGGCGCGGGCCGCGCCCTCCGCGACCGCCGAGGTGACGATGGTCAGCGTCGAGGGCGCCAGCACCGCGGCCCCCAGTCCCTGCACGGCCCGGGCGAGCAGCAACTGCCAGCCGTCCTGGGCCAGTCCGCCGCACAGCGAGGCCAGGGTGAACAGCGCGAGCCCGACGAGGAACATCCGCTTGCGGCCGTAGAGGTCACCGGCCCGTCCGCCCAGCAGCATGAACCCGGCGAAGGCGATGGCGTACGCGTTGACCACCCACTGCAGCCCGGACGCGCTCATCCCCAGGTCGGCCCGCATCGACGGCAGCGCCACGTTGACGACGGACACGTCGAGCACGACGAGGAACTGCCCGGCGCACGCGAGCGCCACGACCAGCCAGGCGGGCGGTGCGGCGCCGCGGGGGAACAGGCGGGATATTCGGGAGACGTCAGCGGCTCGGGGCATGGTGGTCATCCTCTCAACCGGCCCACGCTCCTGGCATCGGCATTTCGCCTCAGCCGTACCACCGCCGTAGGACCTACGCCGCCCGCAGCAAGGTCACCACGGCCGCGCCGCCCAGCCCGATGTTGTGCGCGAGCCCCACCCCGGCCCCCGGCACCTGCCGCTCCCCCGCCGTCCCCCTCAACTGCCAGACCAGTTCGGCGACTTGGGCGATCCCGGTGGCCCCCAGCGGATGCCCCTTGGAGATCAGCCCGCCGGACGGGTTCACCACCCACCGCCCGCCGTACGTCGTCCCCCGGACTCGACGAGCTTCCCGGACTCCCCGGGCTCGCACATGCCGAGCGCCTCGTACGTCAGCAGCTCGTTGATCGAGAAGCAGTCGTGCAGTTCTACGACGTCCACGTCGTCGATGCCGAGTCCGGACCGTTCGTAGACCTGGCGGGCGGCGGCCCGGGACATGGGCTGCCCGACGACGTCGATGCAGGAGCCGGAGGCGAAGGAGTCCTCGGTGTCGGTGGTCATCGCCTGGGCGACGATCTCGACGAGCGGGCCCGCACCCGCACCCGCCCCCGCACCCAACTCCCGCTGCTCCGCCCAGCGTTCGGAGACCACGACCGCCGCAGCCGCCCCGTCCGACGTCGGCGAGCACTGGAGTTTCGTGAGCGGGTGGTGGACGACCCGGGCCGCGAGGATGTCGTCGACGTCGTACACGTCCTGGAACTGGGCGTACGGGTTGTGCGCGGAGTGCCGGTGGTTCTTGGCGGCGACGGCGGCGAGCTGAGCCTCGGTGGTCCCGTACTTCTCCATGTGTTCGCGGGCCGCGTCGCCGAAGATCTGGGCGGTGGGCGGGGTCATCTCGAAGCCGTGGCGGGCGGCCATGACGCCGTAGTGCCGGGCGACGGGGGACGTGGAGAAGTCCCCGCCGTCCGCTCCCCCGCCCAGCGCGCCCCGCTTCATCTTCTCGAAGCCCAGCGCCAGCACGCAGTCCGCCGCCCCGCCCTCGACCAGTTGCCGGGCGAGCATCAGCGCGGTCGAGCCGGTGGCGCAGTTGTTGTTGACGTTGTAGACGGGGATGCCGGTGAGACCTAGTTCATAGGCGGCGCGCTGGCCGGCGGTCGAGGGCTGGAAGCAGTAGCCGATAGGAACCTGTTCTACGTCGGCGTAGGAGATCCCGGCGTCCGCGAGGGCCGCGTTCCCCGCCTCGCGGACCATGTCCCAGTACTGCCACTCCCGGGTCTCGGGCTTCTCGAACCTCGTCATCCCGACGCCTGCGACATAGGCCTTCATGGCGGGCGAGATTAGAACACGTTCCAGTGAATGACCAGAGCTGACGTCGGGTCAGATATTCATGGGACGGTCAAGGATTCGTTAGTACGCCGAAGCATCGGAATAGTTGCCCGTGCATACGAGGTTTACCGTGCACTTATCCCGCACGGATCAACCGGCTCCACCCCCTCTCAGGCCTGGAGGCCTCACTTCATGACGCACACGTCGACCGACCAGCCCGCACGGAGGCCGTCCGGCGCCGTCGTGCCGGTGCTCGCCTTCGCGGGCATCGTTGTCGCGGTGATGCAGACCCTGCTCGTCCCGGTCATCAAGGACCTGCCGCAGCTGCTGAGCACCGAGCCCAGCAACGCCACCTGGGTCCTGACCTCGACCCTCCTCTCCGGAGCCGTCGCCACGCCGATCATGGGCCGCCTCGGCGACCTCTACGGCAAGCGCCGGATGCTGATCACCAGCCTGGCCATCATGGTCGTGGGCGCCCTGGTCAGCGCCCTCACCAGCGACCTGCTCACGATGATCGCGGGCCGTACGCTCCAGGGCTTCGCGATGGGCGCGATACCCCTCGGTATCGGCCTGATGCGCGACATGCTGCCCCGCGAGAAGCTCGGCTCGGCGATGGCCCTGATGAGTTCCTCGATCGGCGTCGGCGGCGGCCTCGCGCTGCCCGCCGCGGCGCTCGTCGCCCAGCACGCCGACTGGCACGCCCTCTTCTACGGCGCCGCCGGCCTCGGTGTCCTCGCGATCGGCCTCACCCTCCTCGTCGTACCGGAGTCCCCGA
The nucleotide sequence above comes from Streptomyces sp. N50. Encoded proteins:
- a CDS encoding MFS transporter; its protein translation is MTTMPRAADVSRISRLFPRGAAPPAWLVVALACAGQFLVVLDVSVVNVALPSMRADLGMSASGLQWVVNAYAIAFAGFMLLGGRAGDLYGRKRMFLVGLALFTLASLCGGLAQDGWQLLLARAVQGLGAAVLAPSTLTIVTSAVAEGAARARAIATWTAVGAGGGAAGGLVGGVLVDTLSWRWVLLINVPVGAVVLLSSLRWLPESRAGDRRRLDLPGAVLVTAGLGVLAYGISQTEAEGWTAAATLVPLAAGLALIALFLVVEARTAAPLMPLGLFRARAVSSANAAMFLSGSAMFCMWFFMTLYAQNVLGYSPLEAGLALVPSSLAVLLGSKSAPRFMPVLGARNVAVIGTLLAAVGFGWQSLMTVRGDYLTEIMFPGILMMLGAGLTATPLAALATSGAAPGEAGLVSGLINTSRTMGGSLGLAVMSTIAAARTERAAGGGAGTLRALTEGYALAFRTGAGVLLGGVVLMVVWLPWGKGAGPAAARVSASADGEVLVDAEDAEGVAGAVGVDPAVASDGAASTRFEK